One window from the genome of Streptococcus parasanguinis encodes:
- a CDS encoding DeoR/GlpR family DNA-binding transcription regulator, whose product MKDSRHVEILQELDRKSVVSVKELKELFGVTDMTIRRDLIDLEKQGLLVRVHGGAHKKVKDSLLEASHSEKNLINIDEKRSIAKKCADLIENGDTVFIGSGTTTDFIGDYLEGKEISIVTNSLPIFEKLKDFPNYDLILVGGRYRVKTQTFVGQFANKLLKEIKVSKAFIGVNGIDGHSVSTANEEEGNGNAIILNNAIEKYVVADNSKFDSYSFYSFYRVEDLNAIITDDSIPKKIKDKYALYTKII is encoded by the coding sequence ATGAAAGATAGCAGACATGTTGAAATTCTTCAGGAACTGGATCGAAAAAGTGTGGTATCGGTCAAAGAGCTCAAGGAACTTTTTGGGGTGACAGATATGACCATTCGTCGCGATCTGATTGATCTTGAAAAACAAGGTCTTTTAGTTCGTGTACATGGTGGGGCCCACAAAAAAGTCAAAGATAGCTTATTAGAAGCTTCTCACAGTGAAAAAAATCTGATCAATATTGATGAGAAACGAAGCATTGCCAAAAAATGTGCAGACTTGATCGAAAATGGGGATACCGTCTTTATTGGCTCTGGTACAACAACAGACTTTATCGGAGATTATTTGGAAGGGAAAGAAATTAGCATCGTCACCAACTCCCTGCCTATTTTTGAGAAGCTCAAGGATTTCCCGAATTATGACTTGATATTAGTTGGTGGTCGCTACCGGGTAAAGACACAAACCTTTGTCGGTCAATTTGCCAATAAACTTTTGAAAGAAATCAAGGTTTCTAAGGCCTTCATCGGGGTCAATGGGATCGATGGGCATAGTGTCTCCACAGCCAATGAAGAAGAAGGAAATGGCAATGCCATTATTCTGAACAATGCGATAGAGAAATATGTGGTAGCTGATAACAGCAAGTTTGATAGTTATTCCTTCTACAGTTTCTATCGTGTGGAAGATCTAAATGCCATTATTACCGATGATAGTATTCCAAAGAAAATCAAAGACAAATACGCCTTGTATACGAAAATCATTTAA